Proteins from a genomic interval of Candidatus Zixiibacteriota bacterium:
- a CDS encoding arsenate reductase ArsC, which translates to MMRILFLCTGNSCRSQMAEGWARRLLGNRFEVYSAGVEPHGLNPLAVRVMAEAGVDIAQQSSKHVRDLAQIPFDYVVTVCDQAHESCPVFPGATKIIHRSFDDPPRLAREAANLEESLPHYRRVRDEIRDFILTLPKVLTTEESH; encoded by the coding sequence ATGATGCGCATTCTGTTTCTTTGTACCGGCAATTCCTGCCGCTCGCAGATGGCGGAGGGCTGGGCGCGCCGATTGCTAGGCAATAGGTTCGAAGTTTATTCCGCCGGAGTTGAGCCGCATGGTCTCAACCCGCTGGCGGTGCGCGTGATGGCAGAGGCCGGCGTCGACATCGCGCAGCAGTCGTCCAAGCACGTCCGCGATCTGGCGCAAATCCCGTTTGATTACGTGGTCACTGTTTGCGATCAGGCACACGAGAGCTGCCCGGTGTTTCCCGGCGCAACGAAGATCATTCACCGTAGTTTCGACGATCCGCCGCGACTGGCGCGGGAGGCGGCCAACCTCGAAGAGTCCCTTCCGCATTATCGCCGCGTCCGCGATGAGATCCGCGATTTCATCTTGACGCTGCCGAAAGTTCTGACGACGGAGGAATCGCATTGA
- a CDS encoding winged helix-turn-helix transcriptional regulator, with protein MAQLLSHIAEISQALSDENRVRALVALRKQELCVCQLICLLDLAPSTVSKHMTILKQAGLVEARKSARWVYYRIADTGNRPEIAAALKWVLDSLARTPETREDDRRLREILATDLDEICCRIRR; from the coding sequence ATGGCGCAATTGTTGTCACATATCGCCGAGATAAGTCAAGCCCTTTCGGATGAAAACCGCGTTCGGGCGCTGGTCGCATTGCGCAAACAGGAATTGTGCGTTTGTCAGTTGATCTGCCTGCTCGATCTGGCGCCATCAACTGTGTCCAAACACATGACGATTCTCAAACAAGCCGGATTGGTGGAAGCACGCAAGTCGGCGCGCTGGGTGTATTACCGGATCGCTGACACCGGCAACCGTCCGGAAATTGCTGCCGCCTTGAAGTGGGTGCTTGATAGTCTTGCGCGCACGCCGGAGACTCGCGAGGATGATCGTCGGTTGCGCGAAATTCTGGCGACCGATCTGGACGAGATCTGCTGTCGGATTCGCAGATGA
- a CDS encoding sulfite exporter TauE/SafE family protein yields the protein MESLLTALASAIWLGLLTSISPCPLATNIAAISYIGRRLESPGRMLAAGVLYTLGRTVAYVAIGIVLVAGIFSVPELSRFLQKYMNQILGPLLIVTGMFLLNLLSYAGTGSGLGEKMQGHVARWGIWGSVPLGFVFALSFCPISAALFFGSLIPLALEAHSPVLLPLSYGIGTAIPVLAVGFVVGLSVSSIGRVFDKLTRIEKWARRTTGIVFIAVGLYLSLKYIFNIPLP from the coding sequence ATGGAATCGCTGCTGACGGCTCTGGCTTCGGCGATTTGGCTGGGGCTCCTGACTTCGATCAGCCCTTGCCCGCTGGCGACAAATATCGCGGCGATCTCATATATCGGCCGGCGTCTCGAGTCACCCGGACGTATGCTCGCGGCCGGCGTGCTATACACGTTGGGGCGGACGGTTGCCTACGTCGCCATCGGCATCGTGCTGGTGGCCGGTATCTTCTCAGTGCCGGAGTTATCACGTTTCTTGCAGAAGTACATGAACCAGATCCTCGGTCCGTTGTTGATCGTTACCGGAATGTTTCTGCTGAATCTCCTGAGCTACGCCGGCACCGGATCGGGGCTGGGCGAAAAGATGCAAGGACACGTCGCGCGTTGGGGCATCTGGGGCTCCGTACCACTCGGATTCGTTTTTGCCCTGTCTTTCTGTCCGATCTCGGCGGCGCTGTTCTTCGGCAGTCTGATTCCACTGGCGTTGGAAGCACATTCACCGGTGCTCCTGCCGCTGAGCTACGGCATCGGCACGGCGATACCGGTACTGGCCGTCGGTTTCGTGGTCGGCTTGAGCGTCAGCTCCATCGGCCGGGTATTCGACAAGCTTACGCGCATCGAAAAGTGGGCGCGTCGGACGACCGGCATCGTGTTTATCGCGGTTGGACTGTACCTTAGCCTGAAATATATTTTTAACATCCCGCTGCCATGA
- a CDS encoding TM0996/MTH895 family glutaredoxin-like protein — translation MKLIQVLGTGCPKCEKLEALTRQAARELDLECEVLKVKDIQAIMHMGVMMTPALAVDGVVKVSGRVPSLDEIKKLIQ, via the coding sequence ATGAAGCTGATTCAGGTACTGGGCACCGGTTGCCCCAAGTGCGAGAAGCTTGAAGCCCTAACGCGCCAGGCGGCACGGGAACTCGATCTCGAGTGCGAAGTGCTAAAGGTCAAAGATATCCAAGCCATCATGCACATGGGCGTGATGATGACACCGGCGCTGGCGGTTGACGGAGTGGTGAAGGTGTCGGGGCGCGTGCCGTCGCTGGACGAGATCAAGAAGCTGATTCAATAG
- a CDS encoding permease: MSFNWKTEGRIFAILAGVFALFYFVPFDSERLTRSILEGLLLTQWYAREHVLLCLIPAFFIAGAIGAFVRQESVIRYLGPRAHKSLAYGVASISGSVLAVCSCTVLPLFAGIYRMGAGLGPATAFLYSGPAINVLAIILTARVLGIELGIARAVGAVVFSIVIGLLMHLFYRKEERERRAAAAVEPETQVHRPLWQTATFFGLQIAILVFATWSEADNQVGFWSAIGHAKWYLTSAAAIGLGVVLIRWLRATAWKVAVGSVVVVVMVIVAHQQPLIPFAVGLAALAWITATERGESEEWFGQSWGFAKQIMPLLLAGVLVAGFLLGRPGEEALIPSHWIASVVGGNGLGANLFAAVIGAFMYFATLTEVPILQGLIGSGMGKGPALALLLSGPALSLPSMLVIGQILGARKTIVYVTLVVVMSTLSGLVFGALA; this comes from the coding sequence ATGAGCTTCAACTGGAAAACAGAAGGAAGAATCTTTGCGATACTCGCCGGAGTCTTTGCGCTCTTCTACTTTGTCCCGTTCGATTCAGAACGACTGACGCGCTCGATTCTCGAAGGTCTGCTGCTAACGCAATGGTACGCGCGGGAACATGTGCTACTCTGTCTCATCCCGGCGTTCTTCATCGCCGGCGCCATCGGTGCATTTGTCCGCCAGGAGTCAGTGATTCGCTACTTAGGTCCCCGGGCGCACAAGTCCCTCGCTTACGGGGTAGCCTCGATTTCAGGAAGCGTGCTGGCGGTCTGTTCTTGCACGGTCTTGCCGCTGTTTGCCGGCATTTATCGCATGGGTGCCGGGCTCGGACCGGCAACAGCGTTCTTGTACTCCGGTCCGGCGATCAATGTGCTGGCGATTATCTTGACAGCGCGGGTTTTGGGCATCGAACTCGGCATCGCCAGGGCCGTTGGCGCGGTGGTTTTCAGTATCGTGATCGGTCTTCTGATGCACTTGTTCTATCGCAAAGAAGAGCGGGAACGCCGGGCTGCCGCAGCCGTCGAGCCCGAAACTCAGGTGCATCGCCCGTTGTGGCAGACAGCGACATTCTTCGGCCTGCAGATTGCGATTCTCGTCTTCGCTACCTGGAGCGAGGCCGACAACCAGGTTGGCTTCTGGAGTGCCATCGGTCATGCCAAGTGGTATCTGACCAGCGCAGCCGCCATCGGGCTGGGAGTAGTGCTGATTCGCTGGCTGCGCGCGACGGCATGGAAGGTCGCTGTGGGGAGTGTTGTGGTTGTGGTGATGGTTATAGTCGCGCACCAGCAGCCGCTAATTCCATTTGCAGTCGGTTTGGCGGCGCTGGCCTGGATCACTGCGACCGAGAGGGGGGAGTCGGAGGAGTGGTTCGGACAGTCGTGGGGTTTTGCGAAGCAGATTATGCCGCTGTTGTTGGCGGGCGTGCTGGTCGCCGGATTTCTCCTGGGGCGGCCCGGAGAAGAAGCTCTGATTCCCTCGCACTGGATCGCGTCGGTGGTGGGCGGCAATGGCTTAGGGGCAAATCTTTTCGCTGCGGTGATCGGTGCCTTCATGTACTTCGCGACTCTAACCGAAGTGCCGATCTTGCAGGGATTGATCGGCTCCGGCATGGGCAAAGGTCCGGCGCTAGCGCTGCTTCTGTCCGGCCCGGCGTTGTCTTTGCCGAGCATGCTAGTCATCGGCCAGATTTTGGGAGCCAGGAAGACTATCGTCTATGTGACTCTGGTAGTAGTGATGTCAACCCTCAGCGGCCTCGTGTTTGGGGCGCTGGCCTAA
- a CDS encoding winged helix-turn-helix transcriptional regulator has protein sequence MDKKTQARFEARARIIKAMAHPTRLFVVDRLAQREHCVCELTELVGADTSTVSKHLSILKAAGIVADEKRGAQVFYRLQVPCVLNFFGCVEGVLKSKAREQVQLTK, from the coding sequence ATGGATAAGAAAACGCAGGCACGCTTTGAAGCACGGGCACGGATCATCAAGGCGATGGCGCACCCGACGCGTTTGTTCGTGGTCGATCGCCTGGCCCAGCGCGAGCACTGTGTCTGCGAGTTGACGGAGTTGGTCGGCGCCGACACCTCGACCGTTTCCAAACATCTGTCGATTCTCAAGGCCGCCGGGATCGTGGCGGATGAGAAGCGCGGGGCGCAGGTATTCTACCGGCTGCAGGTCCCGTGCGTGCTGAATTTCTTCGGCTGCGTTGAGGGTGTACTCAAATCGAAGGCCAGGGAGCAAGTGCAGTTGACGAAGTAG
- a CDS encoding GNAT family N-acetyltransferase has protein sequence MTPKDITVRPWQNTDSLEELTDLLHRAYKMLADMGLRFLATHQDVETTRRRIEAGECFVAEQRGRIVGSITFYRAGAHSGCPYYTRPEVCHIGQLAVEPGLRRQGLANLLMHHVEEHAQQNGFAEIALDTAETAHHLIDWYKRRGYRQVDFQQWDVTNYRSVIMAKRLHAGR, from the coding sequence ATGACACCGAAGGACATTACGGTTCGCCCGTGGCAAAACACCGATTCGTTGGAGGAGTTGACCGATCTGCTGCACCGGGCGTACAAGATGCTGGCCGATATGGGGCTGCGCTTCCTGGCGACGCATCAGGATGTTGAGACCACGCGCCGACGCATCGAGGCCGGTGAGTGCTTTGTGGCCGAGCAGCGCGGCCGGATCGTCGGCAGCATCACGTTTTACCGCGCCGGCGCTCATTCCGGATGTCCCTACTACACGCGCCCGGAGGTCTGCCACATTGGACAACTGGCGGTCGAGCCCGGCTTGCGGCGACAGGGACTCGCGAATCTGCTGATGCACCACGTTGAGGAACACGCCCAGCAGAACGGGTTTGCCGAAATCGCGCTCGACACGGCCGAAACGGCACATCACCTAATTGATTGGTACAAGCGGCGCGGCTACCGCCAGGTTGATTTCCAACAGTGGGATGTTACGAACTATCGCAGCGTCATTATGGCGAAGCGGCTGCACGCGGGGCGGTAG
- a CDS encoding Vps62-related protein: MKSRCKFADPQARWELARKYSPVLYLHAQDRYRPWDAQRYVEACALMYGKPGVHEEVLVPYPELGKSPSRLLGVMHRGECSSHAYPSNLYLNPSMADDPQELREGNLDEAKCYFRLRWVARPQRSWDLVYIFFYPYNGKLAGWGNHDGDFEHITVRLNPTATAVAAVYFSAHYFEGRWYRAVSANNPFGYSLQPVEDNSPTTHPVVYSAKHSHASYPTPGNKRRTVAMLADPRILDVLKDVIGNNAALPDDEIAPQSDDCIRLICRDRLEGLPEVNEPSAPPWLRFSGRWGSDSGTGATVPHGPAYQPWWYDDDLCRLPYKHSIEFLAGNNSCSRVIFVTSDDPAQVLEAGGLRGFPRDNVRALRLLNVNQGTRLRLFDDRNGETSSDWTEIRVLRNVPYYFVPSLESIVNDGVIEQKHHGHSDLDGRISRVEIDHE, encoded by the coding sequence ATGAAGTCGCGGTGCAAGTTCGCTGACCCGCAAGCACGTTGGGAGTTGGCACGCAAGTACTCGCCAGTGCTGTACCTGCATGCGCAAGATCGCTATCGGCCGTGGGACGCACAGCGTTATGTGGAAGCCTGCGCGTTAATGTACGGCAAACCTGGAGTGCACGAAGAAGTACTTGTCCCTTATCCAGAGTTGGGAAAATCTCCCAGTCGGTTGCTTGGGGTCATGCATCGAGGTGAGTGTTCAAGCCACGCCTATCCAAGCAACCTCTATCTAAACCCGTCAATGGCAGACGATCCCCAGGAGTTGCGGGAGGGCAATCTCGACGAAGCGAAATGTTATTTCCGCTTGCGCTGGGTGGCGCGCCCGCAGCGATCCTGGGATTTGGTCTACATCTTCTTCTACCCATACAACGGCAAGTTGGCAGGCTGGGGAAATCACGACGGCGACTTCGAGCATATCACCGTCCGCCTCAACCCTACCGCCACTGCCGTTGCGGCAGTCTATTTCTCGGCACACTACTTCGAAGGTCGCTGGTATCGCGCGGTGTCGGCGAACAATCCTTTCGGTTACAGTCTGCAGCCGGTTGAGGACAACTCGCCGACGACACACCCCGTCGTATACAGCGCCAAGCATTCGCACGCCAGTTACCCGACTCCGGGCAACAAGCGCCGGACTGTCGCGATGCTGGCGGATCCGAGAATCCTGGATGTACTGAAAGACGTGATCGGCAACAACGCCGCACTACCAGACGATGAGATCGCGCCGCAAAGCGATGATTGTATTCGCTTGATCTGCAGAGATCGGTTGGAGGGACTTCCGGAAGTGAACGAACCGAGTGCTCCGCCCTGGCTGCGATTTTCCGGCCGTTGGGGATCCGACTCAGGTACCGGGGCTACGGTTCCCCACGGCCCGGCGTACCAGCCGTGGTGGTATGACGATGATCTATGTCGCTTGCCGTACAAGCATAGTATCGAATTTCTTGCCGGCAACAATTCCTGCAGTCGCGTGATCTTTGTGACTTCAGATGATCCCGCTCAAGTACTGGAAGCCGGCGGTCTACGTGGCTTCCCAAGAGACAATGTGCGCGCGTTGAGGCTGCTCAACGTAAACCAAGGCACACGCCTGCGGTTATTCGACGATCGCAACGGTGAGACAAGCTCTGACTGGACCGAAATCAGGGTGCTGCGCAACGTCCCCTACTACTTCGTGCCCAGCCTCGAATCGATCGTCAACGACGGCGTCATCGAGCAGAAACATCACGGCCACTCAGACTTGGACGGCCGAATCTCGCGCGTCGAAATCGATCACGAATGA
- a CDS encoding M13 family metallopeptidase encodes MISIKHRSVLTTLALGLIALLATMPTLTAEQLRGANVAHLDRTADPCANFYEFANGTWLKNNEIPPDRASWGAWGELYENNIQQLKSVIEDAIEANAAPGTIEQKVADFYRTAIDSAAVEKAGIEPLAEELNRIAAIKDAASLQDAIARLNLIAVNVPFELWVYQDAKNSNLDIANLHQGGLGLPDREYYLSDDPEQVALREKYRAHVSKLLQLAGEAPAAADQATGKILALETRLAKASMTPVQQRDPDSTYNKTSLEQLAAMSPGLDWKRYFSALGVADPGGLNVAQVVFMKEVGAMVKEIPLDDWKAYLRFHLIEAAAPYLSSAFVNEQFDFNGRILQGRKELRPRWKRVIATMDFAVGELLGRAYVARYFTPESKHHVEEMVINLKAALHDRLAAIDWISEPTRQEAFKKLEKINWKIGYPEKWRDHAPLTIKTDSYVQNVMRAAEYNSRFELGKINKPHDPTEFGMTPPTINAYYSALSNEIVFPAGILQPPFFDPGVDDAVNYGGIGSVIGHELTHGFDDEGRKFDADGNLRDWWTPEDGKKFEERADMIRKQYSEYIAIDTFRVNGDLTSGENIADLGGLKIAYYAYKKSLADEPAPVIDDLTGDQRFFIGFAHIWRSKIRPEAEKMYLATDPHSPDRFRVNGTLANMPEFAAAFGCQPGKSLLRPASLIVRIW; translated from the coding sequence ATGATTTCAATCAAGCATCGAAGTGTATTGACAACGTTGGCACTTGGCCTAATCGCGCTGTTGGCGACGATGCCGACGCTCACCGCCGAGCAACTGCGCGGGGCCAATGTCGCGCACCTGGACCGCACTGCCGATCCTTGCGCCAACTTCTATGAATTTGCCAACGGCACCTGGCTGAAGAATAACGAAATTCCGCCGGATCGCGCGAGTTGGGGCGCATGGGGTGAGCTGTATGAGAATAACATCCAGCAGCTGAAGTCGGTGATCGAAGACGCAATAGAGGCGAATGCAGCGCCGGGTACTATTGAGCAGAAGGTCGCCGACTTTTATCGCACGGCGATCGATTCCGCCGCCGTTGAGAAGGCAGGAATTGAGCCGCTCGCCGAAGAGCTGAATCGGATCGCCGCAATCAAGGATGCCGCGTCGCTCCAAGACGCGATCGCCCGCCTCAACCTGATCGCCGTCAACGTGCCGTTTGAATTGTGGGTATATCAGGACGCCAAGAACAGCAATCTCGATATCGCTAACCTGCATCAGGGCGGACTGGGTCTACCGGATCGCGAATACTATCTCAGCGACGATCCGGAGCAGGTGGCGTTGCGGGAGAAGTACCGTGCTCACGTTTCGAAACTGCTGCAGTTAGCCGGCGAGGCGCCGGCTGCCGCCGACCAGGCCACCGGCAAGATTCTGGCGCTCGAGACACGTTTGGCAAAGGCGTCGATGACACCGGTGCAACAACGCGATCCTGATTCTACCTACAACAAGACGAGTCTCGAGCAACTGGCGGCGATGAGCCCCGGCTTGGACTGGAAACGATACTTCAGCGCGCTGGGAGTTGCCGATCCCGGCGGACTCAATGTCGCGCAAGTGGTGTTCATGAAGGAAGTCGGCGCGATGGTGAAGGAGATTCCGCTCGACGACTGGAAAGCTTATCTACGGTTTCATTTGATTGAGGCGGCAGCGCCGTATCTGAGTTCGGCGTTTGTCAACGAGCAGTTCGACTTTAACGGCCGGATCCTGCAGGGGCGCAAGGAGCTGCGGCCGCGGTGGAAGCGTGTGATCGCAACGATGGACTTTGCGGTCGGCGAATTGCTGGGGCGGGCGTATGTGGCGCGCTATTTCACGCCGGAATCAAAGCACCACGTTGAGGAGATGGTCATCAACTTGAAAGCGGCTTTGCACGACCGTCTTGCGGCAATCGACTGGATCAGCGAACCGACACGGCAAGAGGCGTTCAAGAAGCTGGAGAAGATCAATTGGAAGATCGGCTATCCAGAAAAATGGCGCGATCACGCGCCGCTGACGATCAAGACCGACAGCTATGTTCAGAATGTCATGCGCGCGGCCGAGTACAACTCGCGGTTCGAGCTGGGCAAGATCAACAAGCCGCACGATCCGACAGAATTCGGCATGACGCCGCCGACGATCAATGCTTACTACAGTGCTTTGAGCAACGAGATCGTCTTCCCGGCCGGCATTTTGCAGCCACCGTTTTTCGATCCGGGCGTGGATGATGCCGTCAACTACGGCGGCATCGGTTCGGTGATCGGGCACGAGCTAACGCACGGGTTCGATGATGAGGGCCGCAAGTTTGACGCTGACGGCAACCTGCGCGACTGGTGGACGCCGGAAGACGGCAAGAAGTTCGAAGAGCGGGCTGATATGATTCGGAAGCAGTACTCCGAGTATATTGCGATCGACACCTTCCGCGTCAACGGCGATCTGACTTCGGGTGAGAACATCGCCGACCTGGGCGGACTGAAGATCGCCTATTATGCCTACAAGAAGTCGCTGGCGGATGAGCCGGCGCCAGTAATTGACGACCTGACCGGCGATCAGCGGTTCTTCATCGGCTTTGCGCACATCTGGCGCTCCAAAATTCGGCCGGAGGCGGAGAAGATGTATCTCGCCACGGATCCGCACTCGCCGGATCGCTTCCGCGTCAACGGTACGTTAGCAAACATGCCGGAGTTCGCCGCAGCCTTCGGCTGCCAACCCGGCAAGTCCTTGCTGCGACCGGCAAGTCTGATTGTTCGCATTTGGTAG
- a CDS encoding phenylacetate--CoA ligase family protein — MSILDSLRRARHTIIPLPVKYGRRFCEVFRFLQEHQTRTRDEIGAYQWRRLLELLRYAHEHVPFYRRRFAQIGMEPGDIKTPSDFARIPFLTRDEVNEFAEELKSDEFERLKPVQTVTSGTSRDRLRVFRSAEAEVWRKAIMWRHYHNIGYRFREPRAQFTGILKFLKDHDQMPIDYNENLLMIEQFSIRHEHAPAIYRRMKEFGPKLIYCQPANLSTLVLHFQDNGLEPFHVPIVYTTGEMIYPQYRRAIASFFGCTIVDYYGNRENTVAATQLADGRKYVQSEYCYLEFVDGAGKAVAGTPADIVATSLVNYAFPLIRYHTDDVGILHGHPADAVAPYPVMTVVGGRGKDLILTRKGLVYPQIELAVGAEKFERVRVEQTTLDQLHITYVPTRAFNGDDDQRLLLEVYKNYFGSEFSFTIERVHEIPLTESGKNKLYVSKPAMDYLRKRQDSEPD, encoded by the coding sequence GTGAGTATTCTCGATTCGCTGCGTCGCGCGCGCCATACGATCATTCCATTGCCGGTCAAGTACGGACGGCGGTTTTGTGAGGTGTTCAGGTTCCTGCAGGAACATCAGACCCGAACCCGCGATGAGATCGGGGCCTATCAGTGGCGGCGGCTGCTGGAATTGCTGCGCTATGCCCATGAACATGTGCCGTTCTATCGCCGACGCTTTGCACAGATCGGCATGGAACCGGGGGACATCAAGACGCCTTCGGATTTCGCACGGATACCCTTTCTGACGCGTGATGAGGTCAACGAGTTCGCCGAGGAGCTGAAGTCGGACGAATTCGAGCGGCTCAAGCCGGTGCAGACGGTTACCAGCGGGACGAGCCGCGACCGGTTGCGGGTGTTTCGCTCAGCCGAGGCCGAAGTTTGGCGCAAGGCGATCATGTGGCGCCACTACCACAATATCGGCTACCGTTTCCGGGAACCGCGCGCGCAGTTTACCGGTATCCTCAAGTTCCTGAAAGACCACGACCAGATGCCGATCGACTACAATGAGAATCTGCTGATGATCGAGCAGTTTAGCATCCGCCACGAGCACGCGCCCGCAATCTACCGGCGGATGAAGGAGTTCGGCCCCAAGCTCATCTACTGCCAGCCGGCAAATCTGTCCACTCTCGTATTGCATTTTCAAGACAATGGTCTGGAACCGTTTCATGTACCGATCGTCTATACGACCGGCGAGATGATTTATCCCCAGTACCGCCGTGCCATCGCATCATTCTTTGGTTGCACAATTGTCGATTACTACGGAAATCGGGAGAACACGGTGGCCGCGACGCAACTTGCGGATGGCCGCAAGTATGTTCAGAGTGAGTACTGTTATCTTGAATTTGTTGACGGAGCCGGCAAGGCAGTTGCCGGGACTCCGGCCGATATCGTGGCTACCTCCTTGGTGAATTACGCCTTCCCGCTGATTCGCTACCACACCGATGATGTGGGGATTCTTCACGGTCATCCGGCGGATGCTGTGGCGCCGTATCCGGTAATGACGGTGGTGGGGGGACGCGGCAAGGACTTGATCCTGACGCGGAAGGGACTGGTGTATCCGCAGATCGAGTTGGCCGTCGGCGCCGAGAAGTTTGAGCGCGTGCGGGTCGAGCAGACGACGCTTGATCAGCTGCATATAACCTATGTTCCCACCAGAGCCTTTAACGGCGACGATGATCAAAGGCTGCTACTGGAGGTTTACAAAAACTACTTTGGAAGCGAGTTTAGCTTCACGATTGAGCGCGTCCACGAGATTCCACTGACCGAGTCGGGGAAGAACAAGCTCTACGTTTCCAAACCCGCGATGGACTACTTGCGGAAGCGGCAAGATTCGGAACCCGATTGA